One Echeneis naucrates chromosome 16, fEcheNa1.1, whole genome shotgun sequence DNA window includes the following coding sequences:
- the cracr2b gene encoding EF-hand calcium-binding domain-containing protein 4A isoform X2: MAMWLNDGEVLVGQGSGEAMSVSPRLRELPVRSPRPGRGRSPLSSPREVPGSPQAETMGKAKELFVLCDKEGKGFITKRDMQRLQGELPLSPEQLETVFESLDRESNGFLTPIEFNTGLGELMELDNPTELSQDEAEEDLNQLDCSQDDFASVRFINILMELGADKVFQEQHELCALWCELQRDRPELLSVLEGVLIHAVSQLQDSIRERDNLVEALHRRESEHDKVVRSIYEDMENQLRDERQKLQVQDSVRQRQRGQQLEEDLKIREQELENTMTKQKELETRIRQLSCEQANIKEQNRQLRSLNIQLQEQVESSREQLQAALSQLSLLQLNAAQEQMAKQRNVMKVSRNMQKEKDSLLRQLELLRDMNKRLRDEKDAQQSQKRKPNVTKTLQKRGSVIGNYLLQDKPLKRRLSSSGELEQDKGKAMTNTTKRHQPSCRLRGENVEQTQTQRKIVGSPQRVFKLVFLGNSGVGKSSFIQHYGTGCFSSSMSATVGVDFHMKTLALGSINVTLQLWDTAGQERFRSITEQYYRKADGVLAMYDVTHSPSFTAVRGWMESVKKKMCDGTVLMLLGNKLDLTDAHGRKVTAEQGQRLAEHQALFYECSAKTGYNMEELMTDLALMLVAQHDRQHEDTLSLTRDASKRGCCT; this comes from the exons ATGGCTATGTGGCTGAATGATGGTGAGGTGCTTGTGGGTCAAGGCAGCGGTGAGGCCATGTCGGTGAGCCCCAGACTGCGAGAGCTTCCTGTGAGGAGCCCCAGGCCCGGCCGGGGCCGAAGCCCACTCTCTTCGCCGAGAGAAGTACCAGGAAGCCCGCAGGCAGAGACCATGGGCAAGGCCAAGGAGTTATTTGTGCTCTGTGACAAAGAGGGGAAAGGGTTCATTACAAAACGGGACATGCAG AGGCTACAAGGGGAGTTGCCGTTGTCCCCTGAACAGTTGGAGACCGTGTTTGAAAGTCTGGACCGAGAGAGCAATGGATTCCTTACTCCCATTGAGTTCAACACGGGACTGG GGGAGTTGATGGAACTGGACAACCCAACTGAGCTGAGTCAAGATGAAGCAGAGGAGGACCTGAACCAGTTGGACTGTTCGCAGGACGATTTCGCGTCAGTCAGATTCATAAACATACTGATGGAACTGGGAGCTGACAAAGTTTTTCAAGA GCAGCATGAGCTCTGTGCTCTGTGGTGTGAACTCCAGAGGGACAGACCAGAGCTGCTGAGTGTCCTGGAGGGGGTCCTGATCCACGCTGTGTCCCAGTTACAGGACtccatcagagagagagacaacctGGTAGAAGCGTTGCACAG acgtGAGAGTGAACACGATAAGGTGGTTCGGTCAATTTATGAGGACATGGAAAATCAACTCAGGGACGAGCGACAGAAACTCCAGGTTCAG GACAGTGTTAGACAGAGGCAAAGGGGGCAACAACTTGAGGAAGATCTGAAGATACGGGAGCAAGAGCTGGAGAATACAATGACAAAACAGAAGGAG CTGGAGACCAGAATCCGGCAGCTGAGTTGTGAGCAGGCAAACATTAAGGAGCAGAACCGCCAGCTGCGGAGCCTCAACATCCAGTTACAGGAGCAggtggagagcagcagagagcagctgcaaGCGGCGCTGAGCCAGCTGAGCCTGCTGCAGCTCAACGCTGCCCAGGAGCAAATGGCCAAACAGAG AAATGTGATGAAAGTGTCAAGGAACATGCAAAAAGAGAAGGATAGTCTCTTGAGACAGCTGGAGCTATTGAG GGATATGAACAAAAGGCTGCGAGATGAGAAAGATGCCCAACAGTCTCAGAAGAGG aaACCAAATGTCACAAAGACTTTGCAGAAGAGAGGGTCAGTCATAGGTAACTACTTACTGCAAGACAAGCCGCTGAAAAG ACGGCTGAGCTCATCTGGTGAGTTGGAGCAGGACAAAGGCAAAGCCATGACAAATACAACCAAGAGACACCAACCATCATGTAGACTCAGAGGTGAAAATGTTGAGCAGACTCAAACTCAG AGGAAAATTGTCGGTTCTCCTCAACGAGTGTTCAAGTTGGTATTCTTGGGGAACTCTGGTGTGGGTAAGAGCTCCTTCATCCAGCACTACGGCACAGGATGCTTCTCGAGTAGCATGAGTGCTACTGTCG GGGTAGATTTCCACATGAAGACTCTAGCTCTGGGCTCCATCAATGTCACATTGCAGCTTTGGGACACTGCAGGACAGGAGAG GTTTCGCAGCATCACTGAGCAGTACTACCGAAAGGCTGATGGTGTCCTTGCCATGTATGACGTAACGCACTCCCCCTCCTTCACAGCGGTGAGAGGATGGATGGAGTCTGTGAAG AAAAAGATGTGCGATGGCACAGTGTTAATGCTGCTGGGCAACAAGCTGGACCTGACAGACGCACACGGCAGAAAGGTGACAGCAGAACAGGGGCAGAGGCTGGCAGAG CACCAAGCTTTGTTTTACGAGTGCAGCGCCAAGACTGGATATAACATGGAGGAGCTGATGACTGACCTAGCTCT GATGTTGGTTGCCCAACATGATCGACAGCATGAagacacactctcactcacCAGAGATGCATCAAAAAGAGGCTGCTGTacataa
- the cracr2b gene encoding EF-hand calcium-binding domain-containing protein 4A isoform X1, with protein sequence MAMWLNDGEVLVGQGSGEAMSVSPRLRELPVRSPRPGRGRSPLSSPREVPGSPQAETMGKAKELFVLCDKEGKGFITKRDMQRLQGELPLSPEQLETVFESLDRESNGFLTPIEFNTGLGELMELDNPTELSQDEAEEDLNQLDCSQDDFASVRFINILMELGADKVFQEQHELCALWCELQRDRPELLSVLEGVLIHAVSQLQDSIRERDNLVEALHRRESEHDKVVRSIYEDMENQLRDERQKLQVQDSVRQRQRGQQLEEDLKIREQELENTMTKQKELETRIRQLSCEQANIKEQNRQLRSLNIQLQEQVESSREQLQAALSQLSLLQLNAAQEQMAKQRNVMKVSRNMQKEKDSLLRQLELLRDMNKRLRDEKDAQQSQKRKPNVTKTLQKRGSVIGNYLLQDKPLKRRLSSSGELEQDKGKAMTNTTKRHQPSCRLRGENVEQTQTQRKIVGSPQRVFKLVFLGNSGVGKSSFIQHYGTGCFSSSMSATVGVDFHMKTLALGSINVTLQLWDTAGQERFRSITEQYYRKADGVLAMYDVTHSPSFTAVRGWMESVKKKMCDGTVLMLLGNKLDLTDAHGRKVTAEQGQRLAEQHQALFYECSAKTGYNMEELMTDLALMLVAQHDRQHEDTLSLTRDASKRGCCT encoded by the exons ATGGCTATGTGGCTGAATGATGGTGAGGTGCTTGTGGGTCAAGGCAGCGGTGAGGCCATGTCGGTGAGCCCCAGACTGCGAGAGCTTCCTGTGAGGAGCCCCAGGCCCGGCCGGGGCCGAAGCCCACTCTCTTCGCCGAGAGAAGTACCAGGAAGCCCGCAGGCAGAGACCATGGGCAAGGCCAAGGAGTTATTTGTGCTCTGTGACAAAGAGGGGAAAGGGTTCATTACAAAACGGGACATGCAG AGGCTACAAGGGGAGTTGCCGTTGTCCCCTGAACAGTTGGAGACCGTGTTTGAAAGTCTGGACCGAGAGAGCAATGGATTCCTTACTCCCATTGAGTTCAACACGGGACTGG GGGAGTTGATGGAACTGGACAACCCAACTGAGCTGAGTCAAGATGAAGCAGAGGAGGACCTGAACCAGTTGGACTGTTCGCAGGACGATTTCGCGTCAGTCAGATTCATAAACATACTGATGGAACTGGGAGCTGACAAAGTTTTTCAAGA GCAGCATGAGCTCTGTGCTCTGTGGTGTGAACTCCAGAGGGACAGACCAGAGCTGCTGAGTGTCCTGGAGGGGGTCCTGATCCACGCTGTGTCCCAGTTACAGGACtccatcagagagagagacaacctGGTAGAAGCGTTGCACAG acgtGAGAGTGAACACGATAAGGTGGTTCGGTCAATTTATGAGGACATGGAAAATCAACTCAGGGACGAGCGACAGAAACTCCAGGTTCAG GACAGTGTTAGACAGAGGCAAAGGGGGCAACAACTTGAGGAAGATCTGAAGATACGGGAGCAAGAGCTGGAGAATACAATGACAAAACAGAAGGAG CTGGAGACCAGAATCCGGCAGCTGAGTTGTGAGCAGGCAAACATTAAGGAGCAGAACCGCCAGCTGCGGAGCCTCAACATCCAGTTACAGGAGCAggtggagagcagcagagagcagctgcaaGCGGCGCTGAGCCAGCTGAGCCTGCTGCAGCTCAACGCTGCCCAGGAGCAAATGGCCAAACAGAG AAATGTGATGAAAGTGTCAAGGAACATGCAAAAAGAGAAGGATAGTCTCTTGAGACAGCTGGAGCTATTGAG GGATATGAACAAAAGGCTGCGAGATGAGAAAGATGCCCAACAGTCTCAGAAGAGG aaACCAAATGTCACAAAGACTTTGCAGAAGAGAGGGTCAGTCATAGGTAACTACTTACTGCAAGACAAGCCGCTGAAAAG ACGGCTGAGCTCATCTGGTGAGTTGGAGCAGGACAAAGGCAAAGCCATGACAAATACAACCAAGAGACACCAACCATCATGTAGACTCAGAGGTGAAAATGTTGAGCAGACTCAAACTCAG AGGAAAATTGTCGGTTCTCCTCAACGAGTGTTCAAGTTGGTATTCTTGGGGAACTCTGGTGTGGGTAAGAGCTCCTTCATCCAGCACTACGGCACAGGATGCTTCTCGAGTAGCATGAGTGCTACTGTCG GGGTAGATTTCCACATGAAGACTCTAGCTCTGGGCTCCATCAATGTCACATTGCAGCTTTGGGACACTGCAGGACAGGAGAG GTTTCGCAGCATCACTGAGCAGTACTACCGAAAGGCTGATGGTGTCCTTGCCATGTATGACGTAACGCACTCCCCCTCCTTCACAGCGGTGAGAGGATGGATGGAGTCTGTGAAG AAAAAGATGTGCGATGGCACAGTGTTAATGCTGCTGGGCAACAAGCTGGACCTGACAGACGCACACGGCAGAAAGGTGACAGCAGAACAGGGGCAGAGGCTGGCAGAG CAGCACCAAGCTTTGTTTTACGAGTGCAGCGCCAAGACTGGATATAACATGGAGGAGCTGATGACTGACCTAGCTCT GATGTTGGTTGCCCAACATGATCGACAGCATGAagacacactctcactcacCAGAGATGCATCAAAAAGAGGCTGCTGTacataa